From the genome of Ignavibacteriales bacterium, one region includes:
- a CDS encoding cbb3-type cytochrome c oxidase subunit 3: protein MYKEILQSIEGVSIYPIVSLIVFVLFFALILIWMFKVDENYIKIMENLPLEKEEENNFNNTGDLYEKKV, encoded by the coding sequence ATGTATAAAGAAATACTACAATCAATAGAAGGAGTTTCGATTTATCCGATTGTTTCTTTGATTGTATTCGTTTTGTTTTTTGCTCTCATCCTTATTTGGATGTTTAAGGTAGATGAAAATTATATAAAGATAATGGAAAACCTTCCTCTTGAAAAAGAGGAAGAAAATAATTTTAACAATACAGGTGATTTATATGAGAAAAAAGTTTAA
- the ccoN gene encoding cytochrome-c oxidase, cbb3-type subunit I, whose product MQLEKFSYDNKIVRDFTIASLVFGVVGMLVGVLIASQLFAPDLNFSIPFLTFGRLRPLHTNAVIFAFVGNAIFAGIYYSLPRLLKTPMFSTLLSRIHFWGWQLIIVAAAISLPLGLTSSKEYAELEWPIDIAITLIWVVFGINMIGTLIKRREKHIYVAIWFYLATWVTVAVLHIVNSFEIPVSLFKSYSLYAGVQDALVQWWYGHNAVAFFLTTPYLGLMYYYLPKAANRPIYSYKLSIIHFWALIFLYIWAGPHHLLYSALPDWAQSLGTVFSIMLIAPSWGGMINGLLTLRGAWDRVREDPILKFMVVAVTAYGMSTFEGPMLSLKNVNAFAHFTDWIIAHVHIGALGWNGFLTAGMFYWLVPKIFKTELYSKKMANVHFWIGTLGMVFYASAMYWSGVAQSLMWKQFNDMGMLQYPNFLETTLQIIPMYIIRAFGGTLYLVGMLMMVYNLSKTMLQGKLVANEEAEATPMHKEGKEKISHRWLEGKPIYFLLASLVVILIGGIVEFVPTFLVKSNIPTIASVKPYTPLELQGRDIYIREACNSCHSQLVRPFRSETERYGEYSKAGEFVYDHPFLWGSKRTGPDLHREGGKYPNLWHYLHMENPRSMSPSSIMPPYPWLIENQLDISLTSKKIDVMRTLGVPYPEGYENQANDDLMKQAETIALDLQKNGVPAEPDKEIIALIAYLQRLGTDIKANPVVENK is encoded by the coding sequence ATGCAGTTAGAGAAGTTCAGTTACGATAATAAAATCGTAAGAGACTTTACTATAGCATCATTGGTTTTCGGTGTTGTGGGTATGTTGGTTGGTGTGCTTATTGCAAGCCAGCTTTTTGCCCCTGATCTGAATTTCAGTATTCCGTTTTTAACATTCGGAAGACTTCGTCCCTTGCATACCAATGCTGTTATTTTTGCTTTTGTTGGAAATGCGATTTTTGCAGGCATTTATTATTCGCTTCCACGCCTACTTAAAACCCCAATGTTCAGCACGCTGTTAAGTAGAATCCATTTCTGGGGATGGCAACTAATAATTGTAGCCGCTGCAATTTCACTTCCGCTTGGTCTTACTTCCAGCAAAGAATATGCTGAACTTGAGTGGCCTATTGATATTGCTATAACTCTTATTTGGGTGGTGTTCGGTATCAATATGATAGGAACATTAATCAAGAGAAGAGAGAAACATATTTATGTTGCAATTTGGTTTTATCTTGCTACCTGGGTTACCGTTGCTGTTTTACATATCGTAAACTCTTTTGAAATTCCCGTAAGTTTATTTAAAAGTTATTCATTGTACGCCGGTGTGCAGGATGCTTTAGTTCAATGGTGGTATGGTCATAATGCAGTTGCATTCTTTTTAACAACCCCTTATCTCGGTTTGATGTATTACTACTTGCCCAAAGCCGCAAACAGACCAATTTATTCATACAAACTTTCAATCATACACTTTTGGGCGTTGATATTTTTATATATCTGGGCTGGCCCACATCATCTACTTTACTCAGCTTTACCTGATTGGGCACAATCATTAGGAACAGTTTTTTCAATTATGTTAATTGCTCCATCCTGGGGAGGTATGATAAACGGACTTTTAACTTTACGAGGTGCCTGGGATAGAGTTAGAGAAGATCCAATATTAAAATTTATGGTTGTTGCTGTAACAGCCTACGGTATGTCCACATTTGAAGGTCCAATGCTTTCACTAAAAAATGTAAACGCATTTGCTCACTTTACAGATTGGATTATAGCTCACGTACATATTGGTGCTCTTGGATGGAACGGATTTTTAACAGCAGGAATGTTTTATTGGTTGGTTCCAAAAATATTTAAAACGGAACTCTACTCTAAAAAGATGGCTAACGTACATTTCTGGATTGGAACTCTTGGAATGGTTTTCTATGCTTCAGCAATGTATTGGTCTGGTGTTGCTCAATCATTAATGTGGAAACAATTTAATGATATGGGAATGTTGCAATATCCTAACTTTTTGGAAACAACACTTCAAATAATCCCAATGTATATTATTAGAGCTTTTGGTGGTACATTGTATTTAGTTGGAATGTTAATGATGGTTTACAATCTTTCAAAAACAATGTTGCAAGGCAAATTAGTTGCAAATGAAGAAGCCGAAGCTACACCAATGCACAAAGAAGGAAAAGAAAAAATTTCACATCGCTGGTTGGAGGGTAAACCTATTTACTTTTTGTTGGCGTCTTTAGTGGTGATATTAATTGGCGGAATTGTGGAATTTGTTCCAACTTTTTTAGTCAAATCTAATATCCCTACAATTGCATCAGTAAAACCTTATACACCACTTGAGCTGCAGGGCAGGGATATTTACATAAGGGAGGCTTGCAATAGTTGTCATTCACAGCTAGTTCGTCCTTTCAGATCCGAAACTGAAAGATACGGCGAATATTCAAAAGCTGGTGAGTTTGTTTATGATCATCCATTTTTATGGGGATCAAAACGTACCGGACCTGATTTACACAGAGAAGGAGGAAAGTATCCAAACTTGTGGCATTATCTGCACATGGAAAATCCACGCTCAATGTCACCGAGCTCAATTATGCCGCCCTATCCTTGGCTGATAGAAAACCAACTTGATATTTCGTTAACATCTAAAAAGATTGATGTGATGAGAACACTCGGTGTACCGTATCCGGAAGGTTATGAAAATCAGGCTAACGATGATTTGATGAAACAAGCAGAAACCATTGCGCTTGATTTGCAAAAAAATGGTGTACCTGCTGAGCCGGATAAAGAAATAATTGCATTAATTGCTTATCTGCAGAGATTAGGCACTGATATAAAAGCAAATCCAGTTGTGGAAAATAAATAG
- the ccoS gene encoding cbb3-type cytochrome oxidase assembly protein CcoS, with protein sequence MSVIVVLIGFSLFVAVGFLIAFLWSVKSGQYSDTYTPSVRVLFEDEKSKKEKEIVKETKIKEENKLDN encoded by the coding sequence ATCTCTGTAATCGTTGTATTAATTGGATTTAGTTTGTTTGTGGCTGTAGGATTTTTAATCGCGTTTTTGTGGAGTGTAAAAAGTGGGCAGTACTCTGATACTTATACTCCATCCGTTCGTGTGCTTTTCGAAGATGAAAAATCAAAAAAAGAAAAAGAAATAGTAAAAGAAACAAAAATTAAAGAAGAGAACAAACTTGATAATTAA
- a CDS encoding heavy metal translocating P-type ATPase metal-binding domain-containing protein, with product MATELKTKNQIICYHCGDICKDESIAIEEKYFCCSGCKTVYEILNQGELCIYYNFQENPGISPKNFESKRFDYLDDTLTITKLLDFSDEKISKITFFIPQMHCSSCIWLLENLFKLNPAITSSTVNFVRKELSVKYLHEKISLKEVVVLISSIGYEPQINLDTAEKKIETKSNKSLYYKVGVAGFCFGNIMMFSFPEYFSITTADSLLKSFFNYLNLILSLPVFFYSASDYFVSAYKGLRKKIINIDVPLSLGILVLFLRSVYELLILNQAGYFDSLAGLVFFLLIGKILQEKTYDAMNFERDYKAYFPLSVIIKQNEIEKSIPVANLMVGNRIIIRQNEIVPADAILMNGDGLIDYSFVSGESHPIDKVSGEMIYAGGRQKSGLIELEVIKEVSQSYLTQLWNNDTFNKKTESEFTNFSNTVSKYFTIVILIIAFVAAAFWLSVSSFTAINVFTSVLIVACPCALALSTPFTLGNTMRIFGRNKFYLKNASVVEMMAKINSIVFDKTGTITESGKSDIIYTGRILNTTELKCIKSLVRSSTHPLSKKIFDSIDGSDFFPVTKFNEPIGKGIEGVVYGNIIKIGSSDFVNLKIIETEVDVIRTRVYVSINSEVVGNFTISNSYRMGIDKVVKNLSSEYQLSLLSGDNNGEKDNLLKIFKSESQLHFKQSPEDKLNFIKQLQSDKSKVLMVGDGLNDAGALSQSDVGISVTDDVSNFTPACDAIIDSGQLKNISTFLKFSKTSLKIIHLNFLISFFYNLVGLSFAINGMLSPLIAALLMPVSSISVVLVATLATNFFAKKRGLLSL from the coding sequence ATGGCAACTGAATTAAAAACAAAAAATCAAATTATCTGCTATCATTGTGGAGATATTTGTAAGGATGAATCCATTGCGATTGAAGAAAAGTATTTTTGCTGCTCTGGTTGTAAAACTGTTTATGAAATTCTAAATCAAGGTGAACTTTGTATTTACTACAATTTTCAAGAAAATCCCGGAATTTCACCTAAGAATTTTGAATCTAAAAGGTTTGATTACTTAGATGACACATTAACCATTACTAAACTTTTAGATTTTAGTGATGAGAAAATTTCTAAAATCACTTTCTTCATTCCTCAAATGCATTGCAGTTCCTGTATATGGCTATTGGAGAATCTTTTTAAATTAAACCCCGCAATTACAAGTTCTACAGTAAACTTTGTTCGTAAAGAATTAAGTGTAAAATATTTACATGAAAAAATCTCTTTGAAAGAAGTTGTTGTTTTAATTTCTTCAATTGGATATGAACCGCAGATAAACCTTGATACGGCCGAAAAGAAAATAGAAACTAAATCCAATAAAAGTCTTTATTATAAAGTTGGTGTTGCTGGATTTTGTTTTGGCAATATTATGATGTTCAGCTTTCCTGAATATTTTTCAATCACTACCGCTGATAGTTTATTAAAATCATTTTTTAATTATTTAAATCTTATTCTATCACTACCCGTCTTTTTCTATTCTGCTTCTGATTATTTCGTGTCAGCATACAAAGGCTTGCGTAAAAAAATAATTAATATAGATGTTCCATTATCGTTGGGAATATTGGTTTTATTTCTTCGCAGTGTTTACGAGTTGCTTATTCTTAATCAAGCTGGATATTTTGATTCATTAGCCGGATTGGTATTTTTTCTCCTAATCGGAAAAATATTGCAGGAGAAAACTTATGATGCAATGAATTTTGAACGCGATTACAAAGCATATTTCCCACTCTCAGTTATAATCAAACAAAACGAAATTGAAAAATCGATTCCTGTTGCAAATTTGATGGTTGGGAATAGAATCATAATCAGACAAAATGAAATTGTTCCTGCAGATGCAATTTTAATGAATGGCGATGGATTAATTGATTATAGTTTTGTTTCTGGTGAGTCACATCCAATTGATAAAGTTAGCGGAGAAATGATTTACGCAGGCGGAAGACAAAAATCCGGATTGATAGAGCTTGAAGTTATTAAAGAAGTATCGCAAAGTTATTTAACACAACTCTGGAATAATGATACCTTCAATAAAAAAACTGAAAGCGAGTTTACAAATTTTTCAAACACAGTTAGTAAATATTTTACAATAGTTATTTTAATAATAGCGTTTGTGGCTGCTGCGTTCTGGTTATCTGTAAGTTCATTTACTGCAATAAACGTTTTTACTTCTGTTTTGATAGTTGCTTGTCCATGCGCTCTTGCATTATCAACTCCATTTACTCTTGGCAACACAATGAGGATTTTTGGGCGTAATAAATTTTATCTTAAAAATGCTTCCGTTGTTGAGATGATGGCAAAAATTAATTCTATTGTGTTTGATAAAACCGGAACTATTACAGAATCAGGAAAATCAGATATTATTTATACTGGCAGAATTTTAAATACTACAGAATTAAAATGTATAAAATCCTTAGTGCGAAGTTCCACACATCCATTAAGTAAAAAAATCTTTGATTCAATTGATGGATCAGATTTTTTTCCTGTTACAAAATTTAATGAACCGATAGGAAAAGGAATTGAAGGAGTCGTGTACGGAAATATTATCAAAATTGGTTCTTCAGATTTTGTTAATCTAAAAATAATTGAGACTGAAGTTGATGTTATTAGAACCAGAGTTTATGTTTCAATTAATTCTGAAGTTGTTGGCAATTTTACAATTTCAAATTCATATCGAATGGGAATTGATAAAGTTGTAAAGAATCTATCTTCTGAATATCAGCTATCATTACTTTCGGGTGATAACAATGGAGAAAAAGACAATCTATTAAAAATATTTAAATCAGAATCACAGCTTCATTTTAAACAATCACCTGAAGACAAATTAAATTTTATCAAACAACTGCAATCGGATAAAAGCAAAGTATTAATGGTGGGTGATGGCTTAAATGATGCCGGTGCATTAAGTCAGAGTGATGTTGGTATTTCAGTAACTGATGATGTTAGTAATTTTACTCCTGCTTGCGACGCAATAATTGATTCGGGGCAATTAAAGAATATTTCAACATTTTTAAAATTTTCTAAAACCAGTTTAAAAATTATACATCTAAACTTTTTAATATCATTTTTTTATAATTTAGTCGGGCTAAGTTTTGCAATTAATGGAATGTTATCTCCTTTAATTGCTGCACTGCTAATGCCTGTAAGTTCAATTAGTGTTGTACTAGTTGCAACTTTAGCCACGAATTTTTTTGCTAAAAAAAGAGGTTTGTTATCTCTGTAA
- a CDS encoding ribonuclease H-like domain-containing protein, with protein MRKLIFDIETCSYPFESLSESQREYLLKYADKEIDPAKKESMRDEAIRYTSLYPFTAKCIAIGMYDVEKEKSYVYYESEKPEEWNSENTNVQYKGLPEKEMLESFWRLAHYIDQFVTFNGRNFDIPFLMMRSAMLGVKVTKNLMGYRYGDIHIDLLEQFTFYSTTRKFNLDFYCNAFGIESPKAKDISGMEVKTLYEAGRIKDIAVYCSKDIYATYQLFKIWEEFLR; from the coding sequence ATGCGCAAACTAATTTTTGATATTGAAACTTGTTCTTATCCTTTTGAATCTCTTTCCGAAAGCCAACGTGAATATCTGCTAAAGTATGCAGATAAAGAAATTGATCCCGCCAAAAAAGAGTCTATGCGCGATGAAGCAATTCGTTACACATCGCTTTATCCTTTTACTGCAAAATGTATCGCAATTGGAATGTATGATGTAGAAAAAGAAAAATCCTATGTTTACTACGAATCTGAAAAGCCTGAAGAATGGAATTCTGAAAATACCAATGTGCAATACAAAGGTTTACCTGAAAAAGAAATGCTCGAATCCTTCTGGCGGCTTGCACATTACATTGATCAGTTTGTGACATTTAACGGAAGAAATTTTGATATTCCGTTTTTAATGATGCGTTCCGCTATGCTGGGTGTAAAGGTGACAAAAAATTTAATGGGCTACCGATACGGTGACATTCACATCGATCTTCTTGAGCAATTTACATTTTACAGCACTACAAGAAAGTTTAATCTGGATTTTTACTGCAATGCATTTGGAATCGAATCTCCAAAAGCAAAAGACATTTCCGGAATGGAAGTAAAAACTCTTTATGAAGCCGGGCGGATAAAAGACATAGCTGTATATTGTTCTAAAGATATTTATGCAACTTATCAGTTGTTTAAGATTTGGGAAGAGTTTTTGAGGTAA
- a CDS encoding acyl-CoA thioesterase codes for MDVKDFTHKTTVKVRFHEVDMLGVCNNAVYINYFEHARLEYVKEAGLMPEGGIFSDGKLFFMVRNEINYLGHSFYDDELDVYSRVSYIKNSSFGYDHLIIRKKSGEIIVDGKGVVVFVDPKTRKSTPLTEEFIEKIKKSEPEVQIIT; via the coding sequence ATGGATGTAAAAGATTTTACGCATAAAACTACAGTTAAAGTCCGATTCCACGAAGTTGATATGTTAGGTGTATGCAATAACGCAGTTTATATAAATTATTTTGAACATGCCAGGTTAGAATATGTTAAAGAAGCAGGATTGATGCCTGAAGGTGGAATATTTTCTGACGGTAAATTATTTTTTATGGTAAGAAATGAAATAAATTACCTTGGGCATTCATTTTATGATGATGAATTGGATGTTTATTCGAGAGTTTCTTATATAAAAAATTCATCTTTTGGTTACGATCATTTGATTATTAGAAAGAAATCTGGAGAAATTATTGTGGATGGAAAAGGTGTTGTTGTTTTTGTTGATCCTAAAACAAGAAAATCAACACCACTTACTGAAGAGTTTATTGAAAAGATTAAAAAGTCTGAACCAGAGGTACAGATTATTACATAA
- a CDS encoding aminotransferase class I/II-fold pyridoxal phosphate-dependent enzyme, with the protein MIDLRSDTVTRPSDAMRKAMYNAEVGDDVFKEDPSVNKLEEYAAELLGKEAALYVPSGVMGNQICLNVLTNPGDEVICERDAHIFNYESGSPAALSGIQLFPIEGKHGIITPEQVEPIIRPTSAYYMPRTKVIEVENTHNRGGGTIWPIENIVSLKNLAKKYNLFYHLDGARIWNASVATGITAKEYASHFDSISCCLSKALGAPVGSIIAGSRDFINEAFRVRKAWGGGMRQVGILAAAGLYAIQNNIERLKEDHEKAKYLAERINANPNLEIDMEAVQTNILLFNPKTISVDEGLKRCKGKGLLVSVGKIDLIRAITHLDVSFDDIKKAAQIIDEVFS; encoded by the coding sequence ATGATTGACCTAAGAAGCGACACAGTTACACGCCCATCTGATGCAATGCGTAAAGCAATGTATAATGCTGAAGTTGGTGACGATGTATTTAAAGAAGATCCATCCGTAAATAAGCTTGAAGAATATGCAGCCGAGCTTTTAGGAAAAGAAGCTGCTTTATATGTTCCAAGCGGAGTGATGGGAAACCAGATTTGTTTAAATGTTTTAACAAATCCCGGTGATGAAGTTATATGTGAGCGCGATGCGCACATTTTTAATTATGAGTCAGGTTCGCCGGCAGCATTAAGTGGAATACAATTATTTCCGATTGAGGGTAAACACGGAATTATTACTCCGGAACAAGTTGAACCAATCATTCGACCCACATCTGCATATTATATGCCGCGAACAAAAGTTATAGAAGTTGAAAACACTCACAATCGTGGTGGCGGAACAATCTGGCCGATCGAAAATATTGTTTCATTGAAAAATCTTGCTAAAAAATACAATCTCTTTTACCATCTTGATGGTGCAAGAATTTGGAATGCATCTGTTGCAACAGGAATTACTGCAAAAGAATATGCATCACATTTTGATTCGATTTCTTGCTGCCTTTCAAAAGCTCTTGGCGCACCGGTTGGTTCTATAATTGCGGGATCAAGGGATTTTATTAATGAAGCATTTCGGGTTCGTAAAGCCTGGGGCGGGGGAATGAGGCAAGTTGGAATTCTTGCTGCTGCCGGTTTGTATGCAATTCAAAATAATATTGAGCGATTAAAGGAAGATCACGAAAAAGCTAAATATCTAGCTGAACGAATTAATGCAAATCCAAATCTAGAGATAGATATGGAAGCAGTTCAGACAAATATTTTATTGTTTAATCCAAAAACCATTTCTGTTGATGAAGGATTGAAGCGTTGTAAAGGAAAAGGTCTACTTGTTTCAGTAGGTAAGATTGATTTGATTCGTGCTATTACACATTTGGATGTTTCATTTGATGATATAAAAAAGGCTGCACAAATAATCGATGAGGTTTTTAGTTAA
- the lnt gene encoding apolipoprotein N-acyltransferase, which translates to MKLPFKKLELSLEQKKEIRKNKLLLILSGILFGISFTPFPFPFTLFIFVAFVPYFFVITKKQMLLKVNSASYLTFFVMSLITVFWVGSWQKESDPFLMLSGTVLVFFLPCVMLINSTLYFLSKKVFKKDLSLYFFPFFWVTGEYLLTLTDLKFPWLTIGHGLAKFTAFIQLADIIGAFGLSFVVLWINIFIYKGLKSFKENLKVWLINLSIAGLIFILVLIYGYARISTLNNNEKKVRVGIIQPNLDPWNKWELGGLNEILNNNLQLSQKCVDEGAQIILWPETALPIYLLSGTYQSELDTIYSFLNKNNIPLLTGMPDYRIYEKEAPRNSKYSETGKYHYATYNSILMLQPNTFEIQRYGKMQLVPLGEHTPFVDQIPFLGDLLKWGVGISGWNVGQDTTVFKFVSSNDTIKIGGLVCYESVFPTFPNYFVDRGAQFLTVLTNDSWYGKLSGPYQHKEFANLRAVENRRAVVRCANGGISCLINKFGVTEVETEMFTRTHLVVDVPLNNEKTFYTKNPLIIPILSSAFSLWIFGINILIWMKKKFKL; encoded by the coding sequence TTGAAATTACCTTTTAAGAAACTAGAATTATCTTTAGAACAGAAAAAAGAAATAAGAAAAAACAAACTGCTATTAATTTTATCAGGAATTCTTTTTGGAATTTCATTTACACCATTCCCATTTCCCTTTACACTATTTATTTTTGTTGCATTCGTCCCTTACTTTTTTGTGATAACAAAAAAACAAATGTTACTAAAAGTTAATTCAGCATCCTACTTAACTTTTTTTGTAATGAGCTTAATCACCGTTTTTTGGGTTGGAAGCTGGCAGAAAGAATCTGATCCATTTTTAATGTTAAGCGGAACAGTATTAGTTTTCTTTTTACCTTGCGTTATGCTGATCAACTCAACTTTGTATTTCTTATCAAAAAAAGTTTTTAAAAAAGATTTATCTCTCTATTTCTTCCCATTCTTTTGGGTTACAGGTGAATATCTACTTACGCTTACAGATTTAAAATTTCCTTGGTTAACCATTGGGCATGGGCTTGCAAAGTTTACAGCATTTATTCAATTAGCAGATATTATTGGTGCGTTTGGATTATCCTTTGTTGTTTTGTGGATTAATATTTTTATATACAAGGGATTAAAATCTTTTAAGGAAAATTTAAAGGTTTGGCTGATAAATCTTTCAATCGCAGGATTGATTTTTATCCTTGTGCTCATTTACGGTTATGCTAGAATTTCAACTTTAAATAATAATGAGAAAAAAGTACGTGTAGGTATTATTCAGCCGAATCTTGATCCCTGGAATAAATGGGAGCTTGGTGGTTTAAATGAAATATTAAATAATAATCTGCAGCTTTCTCAAAAATGTGTTGATGAAGGAGCGCAAATAATTCTTTGGCCAGAAACAGCTTTACCTATTTATCTTTTATCAGGCACGTATCAATCCGAGCTTGATACCATTTATTCTTTCCTAAACAAAAACAATATTCCACTCTTAACAGGAATGCCGGATTATCGTATTTATGAAAAAGAAGCTCCACGTAATTCAAAGTACAGCGAGACGGGTAAGTATCATTATGCAACTTACAATTCAATTTTAATGTTGCAACCAAATACTTTTGAAATTCAGCGGTACGGAAAAATGCAATTAGTACCACTCGGTGAGCATACACCTTTTGTTGATCAGATTCCGTTCCTTGGTGATTTATTAAAGTGGGGTGTTGGTATTAGCGGATGGAATGTTGGACAGGACACAACCGTATTCAAATTTGTATCTAGCAATGATACAATAAAAATTGGCGGATTAGTTTGTTATGAATCCGTATTTCCAACTTTCCCAAATTATTTTGTAGATCGTGGCGCACAATTTTTAACTGTACTTACAAACGATAGTTGGTATGGAAAACTTAGCGGACCGTATCAACACAAAGAATTTGCAAACTTACGTGCTGTTGAAAACAGGAGAGCGGTTGTTCGTTGTGCCAATGGCGGTATTAGTTGTTTGATAAATAAATTCGGTGTTACAGAAGTTGAAACAGAAATGTTTACCAGAACGCATTTAGTTGTTGATGTTCCTTTAAATAATGAAAAAACATTTTACACTAAAAATCCACTAATCATTCCAATATTATCTTCCGCATTTTCATTGTGGATATTTGGGATTAACATTTTAATTTGGATGAAGAAAAAATTTAAATTATAG
- a CDS encoding DedA family protein has product MFETILAQISNMSPFWIYLTIFFFAYIENLFPPSPSDMVVVIGGSLVATGSLHFIPLFLFATSGSLLGFLTAFIIGWQFDKRLIHSGKLKFITVQSFEKVENSFRKYGYYLIVANRFLPGTRAVISFFAGMSRLNVNKTSILSLISSAVWNAILIYLGIAFGKNIDLIDSYLKTYSNIILVVTLIVVLFFVVRYFIKKRKTQI; this is encoded by the coding sequence ATGTTTGAAACAATTCTAGCCCAGATATCTAATATGTCCCCGTTCTGGATTTATCTTACAATATTTTTCTTTGCATATATAGAAAATTTATTTCCACCTTCTCCCAGTGATATGGTAGTTGTAATTGGTGGTTCATTAGTTGCAACGGGTTCATTACATTTTATTCCATTATTTCTATTTGCAACTTCTGGAAGTCTATTAGGTTTCCTAACAGCATTTATAATAGGCTGGCAGTTTGATAAAAGATTAATTCACTCAGGCAAATTAAAATTCATTACTGTTCAATCGTTTGAGAAAGTTGAAAATTCTTTTCGCAAATACGGATATTATCTAATTGTTGCTAATAGATTTTTACCTGGTACACGAGCCGTAATTTCATTTTTTGCTGGAATGAGTAGACTAAATGTTAATAAAACCTCCATACTCAGTTTAATCAGTTCGGCAGTTTGGAACGCAATTCTAATTTATTTAGGTATTGCTTTTGGAAAAAATATCGATTTGATAGACAGTTATCTTAAAACCTACAGCAATATAATTTTAGTTGTTACCTTAATTGTAGTGCTGTTTTTTGTGGTTCGATATTTCATCAAAAAAAGAAAAACACAAATTTGA
- a CDS encoding 2-C-methyl-D-erythritol 2,4-cyclodiphosphate synthase, translating into MKLNFRTGFGFDVHAFAEGRKLIIGGIEIPFDKGLEGHSDADVLLHAICDAMLGALALGDIGKHFPNTDERWKDADSSKLLKHVNELILNKGYELGNLDCVLAMENPKIFPYVEQIRNRISQILKVDIDQISIKATTTEKLGFVGRTEGVVSFATVLLQKKD; encoded by the coding sequence TTGAAATTAAATTTTAGAACCGGTTTTGGTTTTGATGTTCATGCCTTTGCTGAGGGTAGAAAATTAATTATTGGTGGAATAGAAATTCCATTTGACAAAGGATTAGAAGGTCATTCCGATGCAGATGTTTTGCTTCATGCAATTTGTGATGCAATGCTTGGCGCACTTGCACTTGGTGATATTGGAAAACACTTTCCAAACACCGATGAAAGATGGAAAGATGCAGATAGTTCAAAACTTTTAAAACACGTTAACGAGCTCATTCTAAACAAAGGATATGAATTAGGAAATCTTGATTGTGTCCTTGCGATGGAAAATCCAAAAATATTTCCTTACGTTGAACAAATAAGAAATCGTATTTCCCAGATCCTTAAAGTTGATATTGATCAAATATCTATAAAAGCCACCACAACAGAAAAACTTGGGTTTGTGGGTAGAACAGAAGGTGTAGTTTCCTTCGCAACTGTTTTATTACAGAAGAAAGATTAG
- a CDS encoding acylphosphatase encodes MSEIKRAKIIVNGLVQGVGFRYFVMKHAENLNLKGYTQNLFTGEVLTEVEGEQFLIQELVEQLKNGPSKSHVANCFVEWSEIKNEFTKFEVRY; translated from the coding sequence ATGAGTGAAATTAAAAGAGCAAAAATAATTGTTAATGGATTAGTTCAGGGTGTTGGGTTTAGATATTTTGTGATGAAACATGCTGAAAATTTAAATCTAAAAGGCTATACACAAAATCTCTTTACGGGCGAAGTTTTAACTGAAGTTGAGGGAGAGCAATTTTTAATTCAGGAATTAGTTGAACAACTGAAAAATGGACCATCAAAATCTCACGTTGCAAATTGTTTTGTTGAGTGGTCCGAAATTAAAAATGAGTTTACAAAATTTGAGGTTAGATATTGA